One segment of Ricinus communis isolate WT05 ecotype wild-type chromosome 8, ASM1957865v1, whole genome shotgun sequence DNA contains the following:
- the LOC8282311 gene encoding probable disease resistance protein At1g52660 isoform X2, with translation MLKFNGGIDILFSLHQTNFYFCDLPLLKFYQKLEICLVLYFLFFISNLQTMVCPFQVQCGDSLIRQCLKCTAGQGAYICKLEDNLVALQTATEELRELKDDVIQKLSIEEGQRMKRLKQVQGWISRAEAKITEVDELIKEGLPKILNCKSRYIFGRSVAKKLEDVIAMKRKGDFKVVAERAAGEAVVERPSEPTVGLESILNRVWKCLVEEEVGVVGIYGMGGVGKTTILTQINNMFVTSPNDFVAVIWVVVSKDLRLDKVQEEIAKRIGLSDDQQWKNKNFSDKAEDIFRVLHKRKFVLLLDDIWKRLELKEVGVPLPKRQSRSKIVFTARSEAVCSSMEAQKKIKVEPLEWLEAWELFQEKVGGDTLRAHPEIPLIAEAVARKCGGLPLALVTIARAMACRRTLQEWKYAVETLRKSASNLQGMGDEVFPILKFSYDCLPNDTIKSCFLYCALFPEDVKILKDNLIDYWICEDFWDNDDDNQEDALNKGYNIIGTLVHACLLKEEKEGRFVKMHDMIRDMALWVACEVEKKENYLVSAGARLTKAPEMGRWRRVKRISLMDNRIEQLKEVPNCPDLLTLILRCNKNLWMITSDFFQSMNALTVLDLAHTALQVLPTGISELIALQYLNLLGTKLKELPPELTKLKKLKYLNLSWNEHLRNIPGDLIASLPMLQVLRMYRCGIVCNIEEKGDVFRGTHHVTVQELQRT, from the exons atgttaaaattCAATGGTGGAATTGACATTTTATTTTCCCTTCATCAaacaaatttctatttttgtgATCTGCCACTGCTGAAATTCTATCAAAAACTTGAGATCTGCCTAGTTctctattttttgttttttatctCAAACTTGCAAACCATGGTCTGCCCATTTCAAGTACAGTGTGGAGATTCCTTGATCCGtcaatgtttgaaatgcacTGCTGGACAAGGAGCATACATATGCAAACTTGAAGATAATCTTGTAGCTTTGCAGACTGCTACAGAAGAATTAAGAGAGTTAAAGGATGATGTGATCCAAAAGCTCAGTATAGAGGAAGGACAGCGAATGAAGCGGCTGAAACAAGTTCAAGGGTGGATTTCAAGAGCTGAAGCTAAGATAACTGAGGTTGATGAGCTTATTAAAGAAGGTCTACCAAAAATTCTCAACTGTAAATCTCGCTACATATTTGGAAGAAGTGTCGCTAAGAAACTAGAAGATGTGATTGCTatgaagagaaaaggagaTTTCAAAGTGGTGGCTGAAAGGGCAGCAGGAGAAGCTGTAGTTGAAAGGCCTAGCGAGCCAACGGTCGGTTTGGAAAGTATATTGAATAGGGTGTGGAAATGCCttgtagaagaagaagtgggAGTTGTTGGCATATATGGCATGGGGGGTGTTGGAAAAACTACCATCTTGACCCAAATCAATAACATGTTCGTTACTTCACCCAATGATTTTGTTGCGGTGATTTGGGTGGTGGTGTCAAAAGATTTAAGACTTGACAAAGTTCAAGAAGAAATTGCAAAAAGGATAGGTCTTTCTGATGATCAACAATGGAAGAACAAAAACTTTAGCGACAAAGCTGAAGACATCTTCAGGGTATTACACAAGAGGAAGTTTGTACTTTTGCTAGATGATATATGGAAGCGACTCGAGCTTAAAGAAGTTGGGGTTCCTCTTCCAAAAAGACAAAGCAGGTCGAAAATAGTATTCACAGCACGTTCTGAGGCAGTGTGTAGCAGCATGGAGGCTCAAAAGAAGATTAAGGTGGAACCTCTGGAATGGCTTGAAGCTTGGGAGCTATTCCAAGAAAAAGTTGGTGGAGACACCCTTCGTGCACATCCTGAAATCCCTCTCATAGCTGAAGCCGTAGCAAGGAAATGCGGCGGTTTACCACTTGCACTCGTTACAATTGCTCGGGCCATGGCTTGTAGGAGGACACTTCAAGAGTGGAAGTACGCTGTTGAAACCTTAAGAAAATCTGCCTCAAATTTACAAGGTATGGGGGATGAAGTGTTTCctattttgaaatttagttATGATTGTTTACCTAATGATACAATCAAATCCTGCTTTTTATACTGTGCCTTGTTCCCTGAGGATGTCAAGATTCTGAAGGATAACTTGATAGATTATTGGATTTGCGAGGATTTTTGGGACAACGATGATGATAATCAAGAGGATGCCCTGAACAAGGGTTATAATATTATAGGCACACTTGTTCATGCGTGCTTACTGAAAGAGGAAAAGGAAGGCAGATTTGTTAAAATGCATGATATGATCCGTGATATGGCTTTGTGGGTAGCATGTGAGgttgaaaagaaggaaaattatTTGGTGTCGGCAGGTGCCCGTTTAACCAAAGCACCAGAGATGGGAAGATGGAGAAGGGTAAAGAGAATTTCACTGATGGATAACAGAATCGAACAACTAAAGGAAGTACCAAACTGCCCTGATCTTTTAACCTTGATTCTTCGctgtaataaaaatttgtgGATGATCACTAGTGACTTCTTTCAATCTATGAATGCATTAACAGTTCTAGACTTAGCACATACTGCATTGCAAGTTTTGCCTACTGGAATTTCGGAATTGATTGCATTACAGTATCTTAATTTACTAGGAACGAAGCTGAAAGAATTGCCTCCTGAGTTAACCAAGTTAAAAAAGCTGAAATATTTGAACCTGAGTTGGAATGAACATCTAAGAAACATTCCAGGAGACCTGATAGCAAGTCTGCCGATGTTGCAGGTTTTGAGAATGTATAGATGCGGTATAGTTTGTAACATAGAAGAGAAGGGGGATGTGTTTCGTGGCACTCATCATGTAACTGTACAGGAACTGCAGAG GACTTGA
- the LOC8282311 gene encoding putative disease resistance protein At4g10780 isoform X1 has product MLKFNGGIDILFSLHQTNFYFCDLPLLKFYQKLEICLVLYFLFFISNLQTMVCPFQVQCGDSLIRQCLKCTAGQGAYICKLEDNLVALQTATEELRELKDDVIQKLSIEEGQRMKRLKQVQGWISRAEAKITEVDELIKEGLPKILNCKSRYIFGRSVAKKLEDVIAMKRKGDFKVVAERAAGEAVVERPSEPTVGLESILNRVWKCLVEEEVGVVGIYGMGGVGKTTILTQINNMFVTSPNDFVAVIWVVVSKDLRLDKVQEEIAKRIGLSDDQQWKNKNFSDKAEDIFRVLHKRKFVLLLDDIWKRLELKEVGVPLPKRQSRSKIVFTARSEAVCSSMEAQKKIKVEPLEWLEAWELFQEKVGGDTLRAHPEIPLIAEAVARKCGGLPLALVTIARAMACRRTLQEWKYAVETLRKSASNLQGMGDEVFPILKFSYDCLPNDTIKSCFLYCALFPEDVKILKDNLIDYWICEDFWDNDDDNQEDALNKGYNIIGTLVHACLLKEEKEGRFVKMHDMIRDMALWVACEVEKKENYLVSAGARLTKAPEMGRWRRVKRISLMDNRIEQLKEVPNCPDLLTLILRCNKNLWMITSDFFQSMNALTVLDLAHTALQVLPTGISELIALQYLNLLGTKLKELPPELTKLKKLKYLNLSWNEHLRNIPGDLIASLPMLQVLRMYRCGIVCNIEEKGDVFRGTHHVTVQELQRLVHLQELSITIRHASVLHLFLDSQKLDLTWLILAPNLANLVVSSCEELEQVISSEKLGEVLDGDEKLNPFWRIELLTLQKLPRLKSIYWNALPFPFLEEIVVFQCPLLEKLPLSSSSAEGRQVAIKAEKHWWSTVEWEDDDTKTAFQSCFYDILEHFHVLSIY; this is encoded by the exons atgttaaaattCAATGGTGGAATTGACATTTTATTTTCCCTTCATCAaacaaatttctatttttgtgATCTGCCACTGCTGAAATTCTATCAAAAACTTGAGATCTGCCTAGTTctctattttttgttttttatctCAAACTTGCAAACCATGGTCTGCCCATTTCAAGTACAGTGTGGAGATTCCTTGATCCGtcaatgtttgaaatgcacTGCTGGACAAGGAGCATACATATGCAAACTTGAAGATAATCTTGTAGCTTTGCAGACTGCTACAGAAGAATTAAGAGAGTTAAAGGATGATGTGATCCAAAAGCTCAGTATAGAGGAAGGACAGCGAATGAAGCGGCTGAAACAAGTTCAAGGGTGGATTTCAAGAGCTGAAGCTAAGATAACTGAGGTTGATGAGCTTATTAAAGAAGGTCTACCAAAAATTCTCAACTGTAAATCTCGCTACATATTTGGAAGAAGTGTCGCTAAGAAACTAGAAGATGTGATTGCTatgaagagaaaaggagaTTTCAAAGTGGTGGCTGAAAGGGCAGCAGGAGAAGCTGTAGTTGAAAGGCCTAGCGAGCCAACGGTCGGTTTGGAAAGTATATTGAATAGGGTGTGGAAATGCCttgtagaagaagaagtgggAGTTGTTGGCATATATGGCATGGGGGGTGTTGGAAAAACTACCATCTTGACCCAAATCAATAACATGTTCGTTACTTCACCCAATGATTTTGTTGCGGTGATTTGGGTGGTGGTGTCAAAAGATTTAAGACTTGACAAAGTTCAAGAAGAAATTGCAAAAAGGATAGGTCTTTCTGATGATCAACAATGGAAGAACAAAAACTTTAGCGACAAAGCTGAAGACATCTTCAGGGTATTACACAAGAGGAAGTTTGTACTTTTGCTAGATGATATATGGAAGCGACTCGAGCTTAAAGAAGTTGGGGTTCCTCTTCCAAAAAGACAAAGCAGGTCGAAAATAGTATTCACAGCACGTTCTGAGGCAGTGTGTAGCAGCATGGAGGCTCAAAAGAAGATTAAGGTGGAACCTCTGGAATGGCTTGAAGCTTGGGAGCTATTCCAAGAAAAAGTTGGTGGAGACACCCTTCGTGCACATCCTGAAATCCCTCTCATAGCTGAAGCCGTAGCAAGGAAATGCGGCGGTTTACCACTTGCACTCGTTACAATTGCTCGGGCCATGGCTTGTAGGAGGACACTTCAAGAGTGGAAGTACGCTGTTGAAACCTTAAGAAAATCTGCCTCAAATTTACAAGGTATGGGGGATGAAGTGTTTCctattttgaaatttagttATGATTGTTTACCTAATGATACAATCAAATCCTGCTTTTTATACTGTGCCTTGTTCCCTGAGGATGTCAAGATTCTGAAGGATAACTTGATAGATTATTGGATTTGCGAGGATTTTTGGGACAACGATGATGATAATCAAGAGGATGCCCTGAACAAGGGTTATAATATTATAGGCACACTTGTTCATGCGTGCTTACTGAAAGAGGAAAAGGAAGGCAGATTTGTTAAAATGCATGATATGATCCGTGATATGGCTTTGTGGGTAGCATGTGAGgttgaaaagaaggaaaattatTTGGTGTCGGCAGGTGCCCGTTTAACCAAAGCACCAGAGATGGGAAGATGGAGAAGGGTAAAGAGAATTTCACTGATGGATAACAGAATCGAACAACTAAAGGAAGTACCAAACTGCCCTGATCTTTTAACCTTGATTCTTCGctgtaataaaaatttgtgGATGATCACTAGTGACTTCTTTCAATCTATGAATGCATTAACAGTTCTAGACTTAGCACATACTGCATTGCAAGTTTTGCCTACTGGAATTTCGGAATTGATTGCATTACAGTATCTTAATTTACTAGGAACGAAGCTGAAAGAATTGCCTCCTGAGTTAACCAAGTTAAAAAAGCTGAAATATTTGAACCTGAGTTGGAATGAACATCTAAGAAACATTCCAGGAGACCTGATAGCAAGTCTGCCGATGTTGCAGGTTTTGAGAATGTATAGATGCGGTATAGTTTGTAACATAGAAGAGAAGGGGGATGTGTTTCGTGGCACTCATCATGTAACTGTACAGGAACTGCAGAGGTTAGTGCATTTGCAGGAGTTGAGCATAACAATTAGACATGCATCTGTTCTCCATCTATTTCTCGACAGCCAGAAATTA GACTTGACATGGCTAATTCTAGCTCCAAATCTGGCCAACTTGGTGGTCTCGAGCTGTGAAGAATTGGAACAAGTAATCAGCTCTGAAAAACTAGGTGAAGTTCTTGATGGAGATGAAAAACTAAATCCATTTTGGAGAATTGAGCTTCTTACCTTGCAAAAATTGCCACGACTGAAGAGTATATATTGGAATGCCTTGCCTTTTCCATTTCTTGAGGAAATTGTTGTATTCCAATGCCCATTGCTCGAGAAGCTTCCATTAAGCTCTAGCAGCGCAGAGGGGCGTCAAGTTGCCATCAAAGCTGAGAAACATTGGTGGAGCACTGTTGAATGGGAAGATGATGATACTAAAACTGCTTTTCAATCATGTTTCTATGATATTCTTGAGCATTTTCATGTTTTATCTATTTACTAA